From Actinomycetota bacterium, one genomic window encodes:
- a CDS encoding HsdR family type I site-specific deoxyribonuclease gives ADLRRLLTREAGGVVFTTVQKFFPEQKGDTHPVLSERRNIVVIADEAHRSQYDFIDGYARHMHDALPNASFIGFTGTPIELSDKNTRSVFGPYISVYDIQRAVDDGATVPIYYESRLAKLELKPDELPHLDPEFEEITEGEEVERKERLKSKWAQLEALVGTEKRLRLIAADLVEHFDRRREAMAGKAMVVCMSRRICVALYDEIIRIRPEWAGTGDADGVVKVVMTGSAAEGPVFSYHIRNKSRREALAARFKDSDDPFSIVIVRDMWLTGFDAPCLHTMYVDKPMRGHGLMQAIARVNRVFRDKPGGLVVDYLGLADQLRNALATYTESGGKGEGAIDQRQAVMLMLEKYEVVRGLLHGFDWSAWTTGASHERLALLPAAQEHILAQADGKKRLLENVSALSQAFALAVPSDEALSIRDDLAFFQAVRSVLAKEAVAGGGRSPEEIEHAIQQLVSKAVAPGEVVDIFAAAGLDKPDISILSDEFLEEVRGLPQRNLAVEILRKLLEGEIKTRSCRNVVQARSFAAMLGESVRRYQNRAIEAAQVIEELIAIAKDMREAQQRGEKLGLNDDEVAFYDALASNESAVRELGDATLKQIAQELVTKVRESATIDWTVRESVRAKMKVMVKRLLRNYKYPPDQQDAAVQLVIEQAEVLSDGWAA, from the coding sequence GAGCGGACTTGCGCCGCCTGCTCACGCGTGAGGCGGGCGGCGTCGTATTCACTACCGTGCAGAAGTTCTTCCCGGAGCAGAAGGGCGACACGCACCCGGTGCTCTCGGAGCGGCGCAATATTGTGGTGATCGCTGACGAGGCGCACCGCAGCCAGTACGATTTCATCGACGGCTACGCGCGCCATATGCACGACGCGCTGCCCAACGCGAGCTTCATAGGCTTCACCGGCACGCCCATCGAGCTCTCGGACAAGAACACGCGCTCGGTGTTTGGCCCCTACATCAGCGTCTACGACATTCAGCGCGCGGTCGACGACGGCGCCACCGTGCCCATCTACTACGAGAGCCGTCTCGCCAAGCTCGAGCTCAAGCCCGACGAGTTGCCGCACCTCGACCCCGAGTTCGAGGAAATCACGGAGGGCGAAGAGGTCGAGCGCAAGGAGCGCTTGAAGTCGAAGTGGGCGCAACTCGAGGCGCTTGTCGGCACCGAGAAGCGGCTGCGGCTCATCGCGGCGGATCTGGTGGAGCACTTCGATCGTCGGCGCGAGGCGATGGCCGGCAAGGCGATGGTCGTCTGCATGAGCCGCCGTATCTGCGTGGCGCTCTACGACGAGATTATTCGGATCCGTCCTGAGTGGGCGGGAACCGGGGATGCCGACGGTGTGGTGAAGGTCGTGATGACCGGCTCGGCGGCAGAGGGTCCGGTGTTCTCATATCACATCCGCAACAAGTCCCGCCGCGAGGCGCTCGCTGCACGGTTCAAAGACTCGGACGACCCTTTCTCGATCGTGATCGTACGAGATATGTGGCTCACGGGCTTCGACGCGCCATGCCTGCACACGATGTATGTGGACAAGCCCATGCGCGGGCACGGCCTCATGCAGGCGATCGCCCGCGTGAACCGTGTGTTCCGCGACAAGCCCGGCGGGCTCGTGGTCGATTACCTCGGCCTCGCCGACCAGCTCCGGAACGCGCTTGCGACCTACACCGAGAGCGGCGGCAAGGGCGAGGGCGCGATCGACCAGCGCCAGGCCGTCATGCTGATGCTCGAGAAGTACGAGGTCGTGCGCGGGCTGTTGCACGGGTTCGACTGGAGCGCTTGGACGACCGGTGCCTCGCACGAGAGGCTGGCACTGCTGCCGGCGGCGCAGGAACACATCCTCGCGCAGGCGGACGGCAAGAAGCGGTTGCTGGAGAACGTCTCGGCGCTTTCGCAAGCGTTCGCACTCGCAGTTCCATCGGACGAGGCGCTCTCGATCCGCGACGATCTCGCGTTCTTCCAAGCGGTGCGCTCGGTGCTGGCGAAGGAAGCGGTTGCCGGCGGCGGTCGTTCGCCGGAGGAGATCGAACACGCGATCCAGCAGCTGGTGTCCAAGGCCGTCGCGCCGGGCGAAGTCGTCGACATCTTCGCCGCCGCCGGGCTCGACAAGCCCGACATCTCGATTCTCTCGGACGAGTTCCTCGAGGAAGTGCGGGGGTTGCCCCAGCGCAACCTGGCGGTGGAGATCCTGCGAAAGCTGCTCGAAGGCGAGATCAAGACGCGCAGCTGCCGCAATGTGGTGCAGGCGCGCTCGTTCGCCGCCATGCTTGGAGAGTCGGTTCGGCGCTACCAGAACCGGGCGATCGAGGCGGCACAGGTCATCGAGGAGCTCATCGCGATTGCGAAAGACATGCGCGAGGCCCAGCAGCGGGGCGAGAAGCTTGGCCTGAACGACGACGAGGTCGCGTTCTACGATGCGCTGGCATCCAACGAGAGCGCCGTGCGCGAGCTCGGCGATGCGACGCTGAAGCAGATAGCGCAGGAACTCGTGACGAAGGTTCGGGAGAGCGCGACCATCGATTGGACGGTGCGCGAGAGCGTGCGCGCCAAGATGAAGGTGATGGTCAAGCGGCTTCTTCGGAACTACAAGTACCCGCCGGACCAGCAGGACGCGGCGGTGCAGCTCGTGATCGAGCAGGCGGAAGTGCTGAGCGACGGGTGGGCGGCGTAG